A region from the Oceanidesulfovibrio marinus genome encodes:
- a CDS encoding sigma-54-dependent transcriptional regulator, whose amino-acid sequence MVATAQSILFIAPPTAVTTVFSLLKEEGFEVGLADNLRGALGFIKKSKPLVVFSRPSMSGYRVEDLLAEAVQDDGFPPVVVFTEQGSAQEAQRYLEKGAKDYWLEPLDAEKILAAVPAQIPQSSGGAKSQQPSDKSAIIGTHPAIARILALAKQVAKSKATVLIQGESGTGKEMIARYLHQQSDRAGAPFVAVNCAALPEHLLESELFGHEKGAFTGAISRKLGKFELANHGTMLLDEISEMDLGLQAKLLRVLQEGELDRVGGMETVKVDVRVLATTNRELQQWVEEGKFRQDLYFRLNVIPLTLPPLHERGDDVLRLARHFVEQFREQYQLPPLEFSAEAVAWLKSYEWPGNVRELQNLMERSVLLAGAGPISTSHFLLDDTWTPPEEAAEPVEEVSSTPPQDVAEPHAPAPLSGESMENVLADRVLPLSEMERIMIMRGLKQTSGNRTQAAEMLGISVRTLRNKLNEYRSRGLDVP is encoded by the coding sequence ATGGTCGCGACAGCGCAGAGCATTCTCTTCATAGCACCTCCCACGGCGGTAACCACGGTTTTTTCTCTGCTCAAAGAGGAAGGATTCGAGGTCGGCCTAGCCGACAATCTACGAGGTGCTCTTGGTTTTATCAAGAAATCTAAACCCTTGGTTGTCTTTTCCCGTCCGTCTATGAGCGGTTACCGGGTGGAAGATCTTCTGGCCGAAGCCGTGCAGGACGACGGATTCCCGCCCGTGGTCGTTTTTACCGAGCAGGGCTCGGCCCAGGAGGCCCAGCGCTACCTGGAGAAAGGGGCCAAGGACTACTGGCTGGAGCCGCTGGACGCGGAGAAGATCCTGGCTGCCGTGCCGGCGCAGATTCCGCAGTCCTCCGGCGGAGCCAAGAGCCAGCAACCCAGCGACAAATCAGCCATTATCGGCACCCATCCGGCCATCGCCCGCATCCTGGCCCTTGCCAAGCAGGTGGCCAAGTCCAAGGCCACGGTGCTCATCCAGGGCGAGTCCGGCACCGGCAAGGAGATGATCGCGCGCTATCTGCATCAGCAGAGCGATCGCGCCGGCGCGCCGTTTGTGGCCGTGAACTGCGCGGCCCTGCCCGAGCACCTGCTGGAGAGCGAGCTCTTTGGCCACGAGAAGGGCGCCTTTACCGGAGCCATCTCGCGCAAGCTCGGCAAGTTCGAGCTGGCCAACCACGGCACCATGCTGTTGGACGAAATTTCCGAGATGGACCTGGGCCTGCAGGCCAAGCTGTTGCGTGTGCTGCAGGAAGGGGAGCTGGACCGCGTGGGCGGCATGGAGACCGTGAAGGTGGACGTGCGCGTGCTGGCCACCACCAACCGCGAGCTGCAGCAGTGGGTGGAGGAGGGCAAGTTCCGCCAGGACCTCTACTTCCGGCTCAACGTCATCCCGCTCACCCTGCCGCCGCTGCACGAACGCGGAGATGACGTGCTGCGTCTGGCGCGCCATTTTGTGGAGCAGTTCCGCGAGCAGTACCAGCTGCCGCCGCTGGAGTTTTCGGCCGAGGCCGTGGCGTGGTTGAAGAGCTATGAATGGCCCGGCAATGTGCGCGAGCTCCAGAACCTCATGGAGCGCTCGGTGCTGCTGGCCGGCGCCGGCCCCATATCCACCAGCCATTTCCTTCTGGACGATACCTGGACCCCGCCCGAAGAAGCCGCCGAGCCGGTGGAGGAGGTCTCGTCCACTCCGCCTCAGGACGTTGCCGAGCCCCACGCCCCGGCGCCCCTGTCCGGCGAGTCCATGGAGAACGTCCTGGCCGATCGGGTGTTGCCCCTTTCCGAGATGGAGCGCATCATGATCATGCGCGGGTTGAAGCAAACCTCGGGCAACCGCACCCAGGCCGCCGAGATGCTCGGCATCTCCGTGCGCACACTGCGCAACAAGCTCAATGAATACCGCAGCCGGGGTCTGGACGTTCCCTGA
- the larB gene encoding nickel pincer cofactor biosynthesis protein LarB, protein MDSSNLAELLRAVAEGKTAPEDAARSILQEPFRRTIRAQSSGEGTADDPGVCLDNHRSLRTGMGEVVFGQGKSRRQMEAAVAGLGESGEPVLVTRLDDEDGTWLLERFPGGEHWPAAKLFISKSPSKVTGSLAGPFGADKASWPNHGEIVVVTAGSSDIPVALEAVGTLRFLGLEPGLVPDVGVAGIHRLEPHLPALSAARLLIVAAGMEGALASVLAGLVSAPLIAVPTSVGYGASFGGLSALLAMLNACAPGVAVVNIDNGFGAAALAARLLSI, encoded by the coding sequence ATGGACTCCTCCAATCTGGCCGAGCTGCTGCGCGCCGTGGCCGAGGGAAAGACCGCGCCGGAAGACGCGGCCCGGTCCATTTTGCAGGAGCCCTTCCGCCGCACCATACGCGCGCAATCTTCCGGTGAGGGCACGGCCGACGACCCCGGCGTCTGCCTGGACAACCACCGCTCCTTGCGCACCGGCATGGGCGAGGTGGTGTTTGGCCAGGGCAAGAGCCGCCGGCAGATGGAGGCGGCCGTGGCCGGGCTCGGCGAGTCCGGCGAGCCAGTGCTGGTCACCCGCCTGGACGATGAGGACGGCACCTGGCTGCTGGAGCGCTTTCCCGGAGGCGAGCACTGGCCGGCGGCAAAGCTGTTCATCTCGAAATCGCCATCCAAGGTGACGGGCAGCCTGGCCGGCCCCTTTGGAGCGGACAAGGCCTCCTGGCCGAATCATGGCGAGATCGTCGTGGTCACGGCCGGGTCCAGCGACATCCCCGTGGCTCTGGAGGCCGTGGGCACGCTGCGCTTCCTGGGGCTGGAGCCGGGGCTTGTTCCCGACGTGGGCGTGGCCGGCATCCACAGGCTGGAGCCGCATCTGCCAGCCCTTTCCGCCGCGCGATTGCTCATCGTGGCCGCCGGCATGGAGGGCGCGCTGGCTTCGGTGCTTGCCGGGCTTGTGTCCGCCCCGCTCATCGCGGTACCTACCTCCGTGGGGTACGGCGCGTCGTTCGGAGGGCTGTCCGCCCTGCTCGCCATGCTCAACGCCTGCGCGCCGGGCGTGGCCGTGGTGAACATCGACAACGGCTTCGGCGCCGCGGCCCTGGCCGCCCGCCTGCTGTCCATCTGA
- a CDS encoding CocE/NonD family hydrolase, which yields MAFFSRRTARRALIAATIVAALLVLAVWAAGAVLFPSGPPKIEQAQLQAMAKAFGGEPHVSPQRYEEWKRTSFYLPMRDGVDIAVDLWLPGPLEPGDQLPAVIFPTRYWRRWDTRFIDWGERPWAMDRLLLSHGYAVVKVDARGSGASFGTRKYPWSPDEIVDYAQLVDWIIAQPWSNGRVGADGVSYSGTASEFLAALDHPAVRAAAVEFSLFDVYRDIAFPGGVFNEWFVSQWGRFNAALDSGTVPAVIGIIGKALVRGPAPADLRWTPTGFQPLPDGGREALQQAIEDHAANVDIEDAARRVAFRDQVAGPAGASTDDFSPSVFHRRAGESRTAILSVGGWYDGAYARSALQRFMTVPSAHTCIVGAWNHGGRRNVDPFEPRDADASPSRTVQRLAVLRFFDYYLQDEGPKPPDGLSYQVMGGGAWQHADLWPPQGSTMHSYYLWAGQGLAPTPDESLDGFDAFTPDLTHGSGQNNRWRTQLGQSDVYYSGLTDGPGLLSYTSKALDMPMRIAGDPALRLFVSADRADFAVFAYLEAVDQDGQRYYITEGRLRPDCRGDGVTPRFTSDAAEPVRPGKTMEMTVPLLPVAMQVPAGYRLRVTIAGADADEFARHPSHGPVTMTVHRSAVEQSALLLPVLAPRDVTADRENRE from the coding sequence ATGGCTTTTTTCTCCAGACGTACTGCGCGCCGCGCGCTCATCGCCGCAACCATTGTCGCCGCCCTGCTTGTTCTTGCTGTATGGGCCGCAGGAGCGGTCCTCTTTCCTTCCGGTCCGCCCAAGATCGAACAAGCCCAGCTCCAGGCCATGGCCAAAGCCTTTGGCGGCGAGCCGCACGTGAGCCCGCAACGCTACGAAGAGTGGAAGCGCACGTCCTTCTACCTGCCCATGCGCGACGGCGTGGACATCGCCGTGGACCTCTGGCTGCCCGGACCGCTGGAGCCCGGCGACCAGCTGCCGGCAGTCATCTTCCCCACCCGCTACTGGCGACGCTGGGACACGCGCTTCATCGATTGGGGCGAGCGCCCCTGGGCCATGGACCGGCTGCTGCTCTCGCACGGCTACGCCGTGGTCAAGGTAGACGCCCGCGGCTCCGGCGCATCATTCGGCACGCGCAAGTACCCATGGTCGCCGGACGAGATCGTGGACTACGCCCAGCTTGTGGACTGGATCATCGCCCAGCCCTGGTCCAACGGCCGGGTGGGCGCGGACGGCGTCTCCTACAGCGGCACGGCCTCGGAGTTCCTCGCCGCCCTGGACCACCCGGCCGTACGCGCCGCGGCCGTGGAGTTCAGCCTGTTCGACGTGTACCGCGACATCGCCTTTCCCGGCGGCGTGTTCAACGAGTGGTTCGTCTCCCAATGGGGACGATTCAACGCTGCCTTGGACTCCGGCACCGTGCCGGCAGTGATCGGCATCATCGGCAAGGCCCTGGTTCGCGGACCGGCCCCGGCTGACCTGCGCTGGACGCCAACCGGGTTCCAACCCCTGCCGGACGGCGGCCGCGAGGCGCTGCAGCAGGCCATCGAGGATCATGCCGCCAACGTGGATATCGAGGACGCTGCGCGGCGCGTGGCTTTCCGCGACCAGGTGGCCGGTCCGGCCGGCGCATCCACGGACGACTTCAGCCCCAGCGTGTTCCACAGGCGCGCAGGCGAGAGCCGCACCGCCATCCTCTCCGTGGGGGGCTGGTACGACGGGGCCTACGCCCGCTCCGCCCTGCAACGATTCATGACCGTGCCCAGCGCACACACCTGCATTGTGGGCGCGTGGAACCACGGCGGCCGCAGAAACGTGGACCCCTTTGAGCCGCGCGACGCCGATGCATCACCCTCGCGTACAGTGCAACGCCTCGCCGTGCTGCGCTTCTTTGATTACTACCTGCAGGATGAAGGACCCAAGCCGCCCGACGGGCTCTCGTACCAGGTCATGGGCGGCGGCGCCTGGCAGCACGCCGATTTGTGGCCGCCGCAGGGATCGACCATGCATTCGTACTACCTCTGGGCCGGGCAGGGGCTGGCCCCCACGCCGGACGAGTCCCTGGACGGCTTCGACGCATTCACGCCGGATCTGACCCATGGCAGCGGCCAAAACAACCGCTGGCGCACGCAACTGGGCCAGTCCGATGTCTATTATTCTGGACTGACCGACGGCCCCGGCCTGCTCTCCTACACGTCCAAAGCACTGGACATGCCCATGCGCATCGCGGGAGATCCCGCCCTGCGCTTGTTCGTCTCGGCGGACCGCGCAGACTTCGCCGTATTCGCCTATCTGGAGGCCGTGGACCAGGACGGCCAGCGCTACTACATCACGGAGGGACGGCTCCGGCCGGACTGCCGCGGTGATGGCGTCACGCCGCGTTTCACCAGCGATGCAGCCGAGCCAGTCAGACCTGGAAAGACCATGGAGATGACCGTGCCCCTGCTGCCCGTGGCCATGCAGGTTCCGGCCGGGTACAGGCTGCGGGTGACCATTGCCGGAGCCGACGCCGACGAGTTTGCCCGGCATCCCTCGCACGGGCCGGTGACCATGACGGTCCACCGCTCGGCAGTGGAGCAATCAGCCCTGCTGCTGCCGGTGCTTGCTCCACGGGACGTCACAGCGGATCGTGAAAATCGTGAGTGA
- a CDS encoding biliverdin-producing heme oxygenase: MIHPFMSRLKDSIQDLHDAAQETRPLDAILNRSITRDEYRAVLERFYGIVIPFEAFIAANIGGFDLGQPYAEIARRPDLERDLLFFGADAEYIAALPLAEVDARPDLPTALGLLYLMEGSRLGGLVIARSLQESLHVDPCHGAAYFSSRGKDPHMLNDELRNRLESWVTRTGKGDAVISAAREGFSLMNAWMDQSQNSA, encoded by the coding sequence GTGATCCATCCGTTCATGAGCCGGCTCAAGGACTCCATCCAGGACCTGCACGACGCGGCCCAGGAGACCAGACCGCTGGACGCGATCCTCAACCGCAGCATCACCCGGGACGAGTACCGCGCCGTGCTCGAACGGTTCTACGGCATCGTTATCCCGTTCGAAGCATTTATCGCCGCCAACATCGGCGGCTTCGACCTGGGACAACCGTATGCCGAAATCGCGCGCCGGCCGGACCTGGAGCGCGATCTTCTGTTTTTCGGTGCGGATGCGGAGTATATAGCCGCCCTGCCGCTGGCGGAGGTGGACGCCCGGCCGGATCTGCCCACGGCCCTTGGTCTGCTCTACCTTATGGAAGGCTCCCGCCTGGGCGGGCTGGTCATCGCACGCAGCTTGCAGGAGAGCCTGCATGTCGACCCTTGCCACGGCGCAGCGTACTTTTCCTCCCGTGGCAAGGACCCGCACATGCTCAACGACGAGCTGCGGAATCGGCTCGAATCATGGGTCACCAGAACCGGAAAGGGAGACGCCGTGATCAGCGCGGCGCGCGAAGGTTTCAGCTTGATGAACGCCTGGATGGACCAATCGCAGAACAGCGCATGA
- a CDS encoding MATE family efflux transporter, translating to MFGAVRRRWSAQNGYREVLRVGLPLVASLGAATLMQFTDRIFLSRYSMESIAAAVPAWTAWFTIIAFFFGICLYTNVFVAQYTGARQPKRVGAALWQGIYVALCAGVIMACCSMAADTLFRLAGHGPVIAAEEATYFRILCLGAIFVLLMEILSCFYSGRGITRPVLAANLAGTMLNIPLDYALIFGWGPFPELGIAGAATASVCGATFTASLFGWWIFTRKNEEQYAVRSAWRPDRALLARLVRFGLPGGVEFFLEISAIAFFVFLVGRLGTVELAASNIVFAVNTLGFLPMVGLHIAVSSLVGQAVGRGTPDDGAVAAGSALHMALLWTLGMMAVYLFAPHLVLDLFRPAGTGDAEWAGIVATGVVLLRYVALYCLFDTVAVIYFGALKGAGDIVFVMKAMAAIAVLGLIVPSWLALEVYGAGLEAAWRIVTIYVLLLSAGAYLRFRQGGWRSKRVIEAEPPEMADTVVPLRDEA from the coding sequence GTGTTTGGTGCAGTAAGGCGCCGCTGGTCGGCGCAGAATGGATACCGTGAGGTGCTCAGGGTGGGACTGCCCCTGGTGGCCAGCCTGGGCGCGGCCACGCTGATGCAGTTCACAGATCGCATTTTCCTGAGCCGGTACTCCATGGAGTCCATCGCCGCGGCCGTGCCGGCGTGGACTGCGTGGTTTACTATCATTGCATTCTTTTTCGGCATCTGCCTGTACACCAACGTATTCGTGGCCCAGTACACCGGTGCCAGGCAACCAAAACGCGTTGGCGCGGCGCTGTGGCAGGGCATCTACGTGGCGTTGTGCGCCGGCGTGATCATGGCGTGTTGCTCCATGGCCGCCGATACGCTCTTCCGTCTGGCCGGGCATGGACCGGTCATCGCCGCGGAGGAGGCGACGTACTTCCGCATCCTCTGCCTGGGCGCGATCTTTGTGCTGCTCATGGAGATCTTGTCCTGCTTCTACTCGGGCCGGGGAATCACCCGGCCGGTGCTGGCCGCCAACCTGGCCGGGACGATGCTGAACATCCCGCTGGACTATGCGCTTATCTTCGGCTGGGGACCATTCCCGGAGCTGGGCATTGCCGGCGCGGCTACCGCCTCGGTCTGCGGCGCGACGTTCACGGCCTCCCTCTTTGGCTGGTGGATATTCACGCGAAAGAACGAGGAGCAGTACGCCGTGCGATCCGCGTGGCGGCCGGACCGCGCGCTGCTGGCGCGACTCGTGCGCTTCGGCCTGCCGGGCGGGGTGGAGTTCTTTTTGGAGATCTCGGCCATCGCTTTCTTCGTCTTTCTGGTAGGGCGGCTGGGCACGGTGGAGCTCGCCGCGTCCAACATCGTCTTTGCCGTGAACACTCTCGGCTTTCTGCCCATGGTCGGCCTGCACATCGCGGTTTCCAGTCTGGTGGGCCAGGCCGTGGGCCGCGGTACGCCGGATGACGGCGCCGTGGCCGCGGGCAGCGCGCTGCACATGGCGCTGTTGTGGACCCTGGGCATGATGGCGGTCTATCTCTTTGCGCCGCACCTGGTGCTCGATCTGTTCCGGCCGGCCGGGACGGGCGACGCGGAGTGGGCCGGCATCGTGGCCACCGGCGTAGTACTCCTGCGCTACGTGGCGCTGTACTGCCTGTTCGACACCGTGGCGGTCATTTACTTCGGCGCGCTCAAGGGCGCCGGCGACATCGTTTTTGTTATGAAAGCCATGGCTGCCATCGCCGTGCTTGGCCTGATCGTGCCCTCGTGGTTGGCCCTGGAAGTGTACGGCGCCGGGTTGGAAGCGGCGTGGCGGATAGTCACCATCTATGTGCTGCTGCTCTCCGCAGGGGCGTACCTGCGCTTCCGCCAGGGGGGCTGGCGCTCCAAGCGGGTCATCGAGGCCGAGCCGCCGGAGATGGCGGATACGGTCGTCCCATTGCGCGACGAGGCGTGA
- a CDS encoding phosphotransferase translates to MINELLNLWNRTAATVRNNIPLTGSPERCAMRVAVQDDRGEVLVLERLSRGQAERRRSIAKVLAALADNGLALSLVYLPDADGDYVAEHRGESYMLAPLLPGGPPPRPESAEHAWRGKALAEFLIGMEQAAASLPTALVDALGPPLDLPVYAASLAETVRLREPSVHARLMPSLDRLAPFLESWAFLPLGLCHGDYHPLNVLWSENAVTGVIDWEFMGPKPTLYDAANCAGCVGSEGPAALTGGLVAALIQTLQKNGRDMALLPEIVASLRTAWLSEWLRRSDREMIDLELDYLDALTCNLDRLRCAWRIG, encoded by the coding sequence ATGATTAATGAACTACTGAACCTCTGGAACAGGACGGCGGCGACTGTCCGCAACAACATCCCCCTGACTGGAAGCCCGGAACGCTGCGCCATGCGCGTGGCCGTCCAGGACGACCGCGGCGAGGTCCTGGTGCTCGAACGGCTCTCCAGGGGCCAGGCGGAGCGCAGACGGAGCATCGCAAAAGTCCTCGCCGCCCTGGCGGACAACGGGCTCGCCCTCTCCCTTGTCTATCTGCCGGACGCGGATGGCGATTACGTGGCGGAGCACCGTGGAGAATCGTACATGCTGGCTCCGCTCCTGCCAGGCGGACCGCCGCCCAGGCCGGAGTCAGCGGAGCATGCCTGGCGCGGCAAGGCCCTGGCCGAGTTTCTGATCGGCATGGAGCAGGCTGCGGCGTCCCTGCCCACAGCCCTTGTGGATGCGCTGGGGCCGCCCCTGGACCTGCCCGTCTACGCCGCATCCCTGGCCGAAACTGTGCGCCTGCGCGAGCCGTCTGTCCATGCCCGGCTCATGCCATCGCTGGACCGCCTCGCCCCGTTTCTGGAGTCCTGGGCTTTTTTACCGCTGGGCCTGTGCCACGGGGACTATCATCCGCTCAACGTGCTCTGGAGCGAGAACGCCGTGACCGGCGTCATCGACTGGGAGTTCATGGGCCCCAAGCCGACGCTGTACGACGCGGCAAACTGCGCAGGCTGCGTGGGTAGCGAGGGACCGGCCGCGCTGACCGGCGGCCTTGTCGCTGCGCTTATACAGACGTTGCAGAAAAACGGCCGGGACATGGCCCTGCTGCCGGAGATCGTGGCCTCGCTACGTACAGCCTGGCTTTCGGAGTGGCTGCGGCGCAGCGACCGCGAGATGATCGACCTGGAGCTGGACTACCTCGACGCGCTTACTTGTAATCTCGACCGCCTGCGCTGTGCATGGCGCATCGGCTGA
- a CDS encoding sensor histidine kinase: MPDENPRLKRPPFLSSLDQPPATDVVVGALLGYFLLHPVALAIVGQEVSLPILVHSFSSTLGAYFAFIGMMTGFIGGIFRRQLKKQNEKLAEANKELSAAVAERESLLRIISHDITNAMVSASAALTLVERRAQKTQQTCSTSADFTEIASDARETLANAQHLLEFTKRMLAIQSGKLVMVLEKQDVRPIVANAAALYKENAGKKNVDLVIDTPDSEVICAVEPTVLRNTVLGNLVSNAVKFSLPGKAVRISLAEQNGRVLFSVVNIGPCIPDDLAADIFSPGACTTRPGTCGEPGTGFGLPLVAQFAEKMDGAVTVDSVPAPDEGTMEDGGDVCRTTFTVSLPRLNSFKARQPRR; this comes from the coding sequence ATGCCAGACGAGAATCCGCGCCTCAAGCGACCGCCCTTCCTCTCCAGCCTGGACCAGCCGCCCGCCACCGATGTCGTCGTCGGCGCACTGCTCGGATATTTCCTGCTCCATCCCGTTGCCCTGGCCATCGTAGGCCAGGAAGTCTCCCTGCCCATCCTGGTGCATTCCTTCAGCTCCACGCTGGGCGCGTACTTCGCCTTCATCGGCATGATGACCGGCTTCATTGGCGGCATCTTCCGCCGCCAGCTCAAGAAGCAGAACGAGAAGCTTGCCGAGGCCAACAAGGAGCTCTCCGCCGCGGTCGCAGAGCGGGAAAGCCTGTTGCGGATCATCTCCCACGACATCACCAACGCCATGGTCTCGGCCTCGGCCGCCCTCACCCTGGTGGAGCGCCGCGCCCAAAAGACGCAGCAGACGTGCAGCACCTCGGCCGACTTCACCGAGATAGCCTCCGATGCGCGCGAAACGCTGGCCAACGCCCAGCATCTGCTGGAGTTCACCAAACGCATGCTGGCCATCCAGAGCGGCAAGCTGGTGATGGTGCTGGAAAAGCAGGACGTGCGGCCCATCGTGGCCAACGCCGCCGCGCTCTACAAGGAGAACGCCGGGAAGAAGAACGTGGACCTGGTCATTGATACGCCGGACTCGGAGGTGATCTGCGCCGTGGAGCCCACGGTTCTGCGTAACACGGTGCTGGGCAACCTCGTCTCCAACGCCGTAAAGTTCTCGCTGCCTGGCAAGGCGGTGCGGATCAGCCTGGCGGAGCAGAACGGCCGCGTCCTTTTCAGCGTGGTCAACATCGGCCCGTGCATCCCGGATGACCTGGCGGCCGACATCTTCTCGCCGGGAGCCTGCACCACACGGCCGGGCACATGCGGCGAGCCGGGCACAGGCTTCGGTCTGCCCCTGGTGGCGCAGTTTGCGGAAAAGATGGACGGCGCCGTGACCGTTGATAGCGTTCCCGCCCCAGACGAAGGCACTATGGAGGACGGCGGCGACGTCTGCAGAACCACCTTCACGGTCAGCCTGCCCAGGCTCAACTCGTTCAAGGCGCGGCAGCCGCGGCGCTGA
- a CDS encoding ABC transporter ATP-binding protein, translating to MSETVTTTPHAAGNGTPLVRLEGISKSFGKVQANKDITLDIRPGRILALLGENGAGKSTLMSILAGKLYPDSGRILVRGEPTRFDSPAAAIRAGVGMVYQHFMLVDAMTVAQNVLLGQSDKFFLSPKAMNAQVGALAEEYGLYVDPAARVANLSMGERQRVEILRLLLRKSEVLIFDEPTTVLTPAESDQLFEALRAMAALGKAVVFISHKLPEVLAIADEIAILRRGEIVDRFGAADTPSEAELARRMVGREVLLTVDREPMSHGDVVLEIENLSGDGLQGVSLSVRQGEVVTIAGVAGNGQKPLVEIVSGLREPKDGVVRLMDRTWKEYYGSRRRAQPGPDTRPEGPLGRGAWKGALSYIPEDRKGIATLANLNLVDNVLLTTRQGFSRWFFLSHRHAMAATENMVKEFDVRGGGPETRAGQLSGGNLQKLVLAREFYREPRIIVAEQPTQGLDVAATEEVWAQLLAVRERAGVLLVTNDLNEALQLSDRIAVMYRGRFMDVLEGGEARDVDLLGQLMAGVDPRTS from the coding sequence ATGTCCGAGACAGTGACGACCACACCGCACGCCGCCGGCAACGGAACGCCGCTGGTGCGTCTGGAAGGCATCTCCAAATCCTTCGGCAAGGTGCAGGCCAACAAGGACATCACCCTGGACATCCGGCCGGGTCGCATCCTGGCGCTGCTGGGCGAGAACGGCGCCGGCAAGTCCACGCTCATGTCCATCCTTGCGGGCAAGCTCTATCCGGACTCCGGCCGTATTCTGGTGCGCGGCGAGCCCACGCGTTTCGACTCCCCGGCCGCAGCCATCCGCGCAGGCGTGGGCATGGTCTACCAGCACTTCATGCTGGTGGACGCCATGACCGTGGCGCAGAACGTGCTGCTGGGCCAGTCGGACAAGTTCTTCCTCTCGCCAAAGGCCATGAACGCCCAGGTGGGCGCTTTGGCCGAGGAGTACGGTCTGTACGTGGACCCGGCGGCGCGGGTGGCCAACCTCTCCATGGGGGAGCGCCAGCGCGTGGAGATTCTGCGCCTGCTGCTGCGCAAGAGCGAGGTGCTCATCTTCGACGAGCCCACCACCGTGCTCACCCCGGCCGAGTCCGACCAGCTCTTCGAGGCGTTGCGCGCCATGGCCGCCCTGGGCAAGGCCGTGGTCTTCATCAGCCACAAGCTGCCCGAGGTGCTGGCCATTGCCGACGAGATAGCCATTCTGCGGCGCGGCGAGATCGTGGACCGCTTCGGCGCGGCGGATACGCCGAGCGAGGCCGAGCTGGCCCGGCGCATGGTGGGCCGCGAGGTGCTGCTCACCGTGGACCGCGAACCAATGTCCCACGGCGATGTAGTCCTGGAGATCGAGAACCTTTCCGGCGACGGCCTGCAGGGCGTGAGCCTCTCCGTGCGCCAGGGCGAGGTGGTCACCATAGCCGGCGTGGCCGGCAACGGCCAGAAACCGCTGGTGGAGATTGTCAGCGGCCTGCGCGAGCCCAAGGACGGCGTCGTGCGCCTGATGGATCGCACCTGGAAGGAGTACTACGGCTCGCGTCGCCGAGCCCAGCCCGGACCGGACACCCGGCCGGAAGGCCCCCTGGGCCGCGGCGCCTGGAAGGGCGCGCTTTCCTACATTCCCGAGGACCGCAAGGGCATCGCCACCCTGGCCAACCTGAACCTGGTGGACAACGTACTGCTCACCACGCGTCAGGGCTTCAGCCGCTGGTTCTTCCTCTCCCATCGCCACGCCATGGCCGCCACCGAGAACATGGTCAAGGAGTTCGACGTACGCGGCGGCGGACCGGAGACCCGGGCGGGGCAGCTTTCCGGCGGCAACCTGCAGAAGCTCGTGCTGGCGCGGGAGTTCTACCGCGAGCCGCGGATCATCGTGGCCGAGCAGCCCACCCAGGGCCTGGACGTGGCCGCCACAGAGGAGGTCTGGGCGCAGCTTCTGGCCGTACGCGAACGCGCCGGCGTGCTTCTGGTGACCAACGACCTCAACGAGGCGCTTCAGCTCTCGGACCGCATCGCCGTGATGTACCGCGGCAGGTTCATGGACGTGCTGGAAGGCGGCGAGGCCAGGGACGTGGATCTGCTGGGCCAGCTCATGGCCGGCGTGGACCCGCGCACAAGCTGA
- a CDS encoding ABC transporter permease, which translates to MSMASQLLDATVQAGTPILYATLGEIVAERSGVLNLGVEGMMIVGALAGFATCYATGSPWLGVLAAGIAGMLLSSVHGAVCLVFQGNQVVSGLALTIFGVGLANFLGAPLVGVTAAGFGTLPLPGLDALPLVGQALFSHDVLVYISYILPLLLWLLLERTSLGLSLRSAGQNPEAAAAVGLNPVAMRWLGTLTGGFLAGVGGAYLSLAATHMWTNSMTAGRGWIAVALVIFAFWRPGRAIFGAYLFGAAMSLQLRLQAMGATVPSSFLHMLPYVLTVLVLVVSGVRGRGRAAPAALGVNIEPSE; encoded by the coding sequence ATGAGCATGGCGTCCCAACTCCTCGACGCCACCGTACAGGCAGGCACGCCCATCCTCTATGCCACGCTGGGCGAGATCGTGGCCGAGCGCTCCGGCGTGCTGAACCTGGGGGTGGAGGGCATGATGATCGTGGGCGCGCTGGCCGGCTTCGCCACGTGTTACGCCACGGGCAGCCCCTGGCTGGGTGTTCTCGCGGCCGGGATTGCGGGCATGCTGCTTTCCTCGGTGCACGGCGCGGTCTGTCTCGTGTTCCAGGGCAACCAGGTGGTCTCCGGCCTGGCGCTGACCATCTTCGGCGTGGGCCTGGCCAACTTCCTGGGCGCGCCCCTGGTGGGCGTTACCGCCGCCGGCTTCGGCACGCTGCCCCTTCCCGGGCTCGACGCCTTGCCCCTGGTCGGGCAGGCGCTCTTCTCCCACGACGTGCTCGTGTATATTTCCTACATCCTGCCGTTGCTGCTCTGGCTGCTGCTGGAGCGCACCAGCCTGGGGCTGTCGCTGCGCTCCGCCGGACAGAATCCGGAGGCGGCCGCGGCCGTGGGGCTGAACCCGGTGGCCATGCGCTGGCTGGGCACGTTGACGGGCGGCTTCCTTGCCGGTGTGGGCGGGGCGTATCTCTCCCTTGCGGCCACGCACATGTGGACCAACTCCATGACAGCCGGCCGCGGGTGGATCGCCGTGGCCCTGGTCATCTTCGCCTTCTGGCGTCCGGGCCGGGCCATCTTCGGAGCCTACCTCTTTGGCGCGGCCATGAGCCTGCAGCTCAGGCTCCAGGCCATGGGCGCCACCGTGCCCTCGTCGTTTCTGCACATGCTGCCGTATGTGCTCACCGTCCTGGTGCTGGTGGTTTCCGGCGTGCGCGGCCGCGGCCGGGCCGCACCCGCCGCGCTGGGCGTGAACATCGAGCCTTCCGAGTAG